A region of Vigna radiata var. radiata cultivar VC1973A chromosome 10, Vradiata_ver6, whole genome shotgun sequence DNA encodes the following proteins:
- the LOC106774607 gene encoding BOI-related E3 ubiquitin-protein ligase 1 — MAVDASYMNLLPSQLLTNREMIKSNQQQQYNHQLNCDYICNTQMDSALPLPPPAMPESLLSLYQSSFCDPNKADSGLTYNLPLQRKRSRDFTTELTSLPPRHKNKISPQPSFLTQEILYHFQHQQSEIDRVLAHHTEKVRMELEEQKVRQSRILASAIQEAMAKKLKEKDEEIQRMGKLNWALQERVKNLCVENQIWRDLAQTNETTANYLRTNLEQVLAHAGEERATVAEDAQSSCGSNDAAEGCEDTAASGGGARLCRSCGVRESVVLLLPCRHLCLCRMCGSTVRNCPICDSGMDASVHVNLS; from the exons ATGGCAGTTGATGCTTCTTACATGAATCTCTTGCCTTCTCAGTTACTCACCAACAG GGAAATGATCAAATCCAATCAACAACAACAGTATAATCATCAATTAAACTGTGATTACATCTGCAATACCCAGATGGATTCAGCTTTGCCTCTTCCACCGCCAGCAATGCCTGAATCTCTTTTGTCTTTGTATCAATCTTCCTTCTGTGATCCAAACAAGGCAGACAGTGGTCTCACCTACAATCTCCCCCTTCAGAGAAAACGTTCAAGAGATTTCACCACTGAATTAACCTCTCTCCCACCTCGTCACAAGAACAAAATCTCTCCACAACCTTCCTTTCTCACCCAAGAGATTCTCTACCACTTTCAGCATCAGCAATCTGAAATTGACCGAGTCCTCGCACACCAT ACCGAAAAGGTGAGGATGGAATTGGAAGAACAAAAAGTGAGGCAATCGAGGATTCTAGCGAGCGCAATTCAAGAAGCAATGGCGAAGAAGCTGAAGGAAAAAGACGAAGAGATTCAGAGAATGGGAAAGTTGAACTGGGCCCTTCAAGAGAGAGTGAAAAATCTGTGCGTGGAGAATCAAATTTGGAGGGACCTGGCACAAACCAACGAAACCACTGCCAACTACCTACGAACCAATTTGGAGCAGGTTTTGGCACACGCCGGAGAGGAACGCGCCACCGTGGCCGAAGACGCACAGTCGAGCTGCGGAAGCAACGACGCGGCGGAGGGGTGCGAGGACACGGCGGCGTCAGGTGGTGGGGCGAGGTTGTGTCGGAGCTGCGGGGTGAGAGAGTCGGTGGTGCTGTTATTACCATGCAGGCATCTTTGCCTCTGCAGGATGTGTGGGTCCACCGTACGGAATTGTCCAATCTGTGACTCAGGCATGGATGCCAGCGTGCATGTGAATCTCTCTTAG